Proteins co-encoded in one Vicinamibacteria bacterium genomic window:
- a CDS encoding AAA family ATPase → MDPGLRRIVLARLEADGSLGEGWGDLVLGALEGRAGLEARLAGSSASSRPLEVQNAPPPAGTFLRSIAVEGFRGIGRAQTLELASGPGLTLVVGRNGSGKSSFAEALEVLLTGDSLRWKERAAVWRDGWRNLHHPVACLSATFLVEGEPRPCVVSRRWEADADFEAAEVAVELPGQPKSDLDSLGWTSALRTHRPFLSYNELGSLLDEGPSKLYDALSSILGLEDLVEAQGALQEARRSREKAVKDTTEARDRLLERLREVDDERARRVVAAIEGKEWDLAAVEGVLAGAPSSGAGSATAEVLRGIASLEPPDPARVADAVAEMRGAARALTSALGTAAARSRDTANLLELALAFHAAHGDGDCPVCGRERALHDAWTKQQRKVLARLREAAQEAEAAHKRADAARRRWEDLAILKGEALQRASETGLDLSELVATLEVWVRARSIDDLADLANHVESASGQLREAVLRLREAARAKIEHREDTWRPLTGEVGNWLAGAREGVRGAADLERLKRAEAWLKKAAALIRDDRFGPIAEKAAGIWECLRQQSHVELGRIQLTGDGNRRRVVLDVTVDGVAAAALGVMSQGELHSLALSLFVPRATLPESPFRFIVIDDPVQSMDPARVEGLARVLQNASTDRQVVVFTHDDRLPEAVRRLDIAATIVEVTRREGSIVELRRSLDPVLRYLEDALAVAGTAGLPSSAAAHVVPGLCRLALEATCMEVVRRRRLTRGEAHAAVERTLSEAGRLTRLAALALFDDVGRGEEVLDRLQREAGAPLADTFRRCEKGDEIPPADAGDLVRLASKLSAWLRGLS, encoded by the coding sequence ATGGATCCCGGCCTCCGGCGAATCGTTTTAGCGCGGCTCGAGGCGGACGGCTCCCTCGGCGAGGGGTGGGGCGACCTCGTCCTAGGTGCGCTCGAAGGACGCGCCGGCCTCGAGGCGCGGCTGGCGGGGAGTTCCGCCTCTTCCCGACCCCTCGAGGTGCAGAATGCGCCACCTCCCGCCGGCACGTTCCTCCGTTCGATCGCCGTCGAGGGGTTCCGCGGCATCGGCCGTGCGCAGACTCTGGAGCTGGCATCCGGTCCAGGTCTTACCCTCGTCGTGGGGCGCAACGGATCCGGTAAGTCGAGCTTCGCGGAAGCCCTAGAGGTGCTCCTCACGGGCGACAGCCTGCGCTGGAAAGAGCGCGCCGCCGTCTGGCGTGACGGCTGGCGAAACCTTCATCATCCCGTGGCGTGCCTGAGCGCCACGTTCCTGGTGGAAGGCGAGCCACGACCCTGCGTGGTGTCGCGGCGGTGGGAGGCGGACGCTGACTTTGAAGCCGCCGAAGTCGCGGTCGAGCTTCCCGGCCAGCCGAAGTCCGACCTCGACTCTCTCGGCTGGACCTCCGCACTGCGCACGCATCGCCCGTTCCTCTCCTACAACGAGCTGGGCTCACTCCTCGACGAGGGACCCTCGAAGCTCTACGACGCCCTTTCCTCTATCCTCGGCCTGGAGGATCTCGTCGAAGCCCAGGGCGCCCTTCAGGAGGCCCGCCGGTCGCGTGAAAAGGCAGTCAAGGACACAACCGAGGCGCGGGATCGCCTTCTCGAGCGATTGCGGGAGGTTGATGACGAACGGGCGCGGCGGGTGGTGGCCGCCATCGAGGGGAAGGAATGGGATCTTGCCGCCGTCGAAGGGGTCCTCGCTGGTGCCCCCTCGTCTGGGGCAGGCTCGGCGACAGCCGAAGTGCTGCGGGGGATTGCGAGCCTAGAGCCGCCCGACCCGGCTCGGGTGGCCGACGCCGTGGCCGAGATGCGTGGCGCGGCGCGCGCTCTCACCTCCGCCCTGGGCACAGCCGCCGCCCGCTCCCGCGACACGGCGAACCTCCTCGAGCTCGCCCTCGCCTTTCACGCCGCTCATGGCGACGGCGACTGCCCGGTTTGCGGCCGCGAGCGCGCCCTTCACGATGCCTGGACCAAACAACAGCGGAAAGTCCTGGCGCGCCTTCGGGAGGCGGCGCAGGAGGCGGAGGCGGCTCATAAGCGAGCCGATGCGGCCCGGCGGCGGTGGGAGGACCTGGCGATCCTGAAAGGCGAGGCTCTCCAGCGTGCCAGCGAAACGGGGCTTGACCTGAGCGAGCTCGTCGCCACGCTGGAGGTCTGGGTGCGGGCGAGATCGATCGACGATCTTGCGGATCTCGCCAACCACGTGGAATCCGCGAGCGGGCAACTGCGTGAGGCGGTCCTTCGCCTGCGCGAGGCCGCGCGCGCCAAGATCGAGCACAGGGAGGACACTTGGCGTCCGTTGACAGGGGAGGTCGGAAACTGGCTGGCTGGCGCGCGAGAGGGGGTGCGCGGAGCCGCTGACCTTGAGCGCCTCAAGCGCGCGGAGGCCTGGCTCAAGAAGGCTGCGGCGTTGATCCGTGATGACCGCTTCGGGCCAATCGCAGAAAAGGCGGCGGGGATCTGGGAATGCCTTCGCCAGCAAAGCCACGTGGAGCTGGGGCGGATCCAGCTCACGGGAGACGGCAACCGCCGGCGGGTGGTCCTCGACGTCACCGTTGACGGCGTCGCGGCTGCGGCTCTCGGCGTGATGAGCCAGGGCGAGCTGCACTCCCTGGCCCTCAGCTTGTTCGTCCCCCGTGCCACCCTTCCCGAGAGCCCGTTCCGCTTCATCGTGATCGACGATCCTGTCCAGTCTATGGATCCGGCCCGCGTCGAGGGACTGGCCCGCGTCCTCCAGAACGCTTCCACGGACCGCCAGGTCGTTGTTTTTACGCACGATGACCGCCTCCCGGAGGCAGTGCGTCGACTCGATATCGCGGCCACGATCGTCGAGGTGACGCGCCGGGAGGGGTCAATTGTCGAGCTGCGCCGGTCTCTCGATCCCGTCCTACGCTACCTCGAAGATGCTCTTGCCGTCGCCGGCACGGCCGGGCTCCCCTCGTCTGCCGCAGCGCACGTGGTGCCCGGACTGTGCCGGCTCGCTCTCGAGGCGACGTGTATGGAGGTGGTGCGGCGACGTCGGCTGACTCGTGGAGAGGCTCACGCCGCGGTTGAGAGGACCTTGAGCGAGGCGGGGCGCCTCACCCGGCTCGCCGCCCTAGCCCTCTTCGACGATGTCGGGCGCGGCGAGGAGGTGCTCGATCGACTCCAGCGCGAAGCGGGAGCGCCACTTG